From a single Candidatus Defluviilinea gracilis genomic region:
- a CDS encoding ATP-binding protein: MEQRTKVGYLVGGGLKENFRVRLTVSPQEIQEGAFVVIQSGEWNYYGIVTDIVLGATDPRFADEQMEGRFPSHISKALHGQTLYANLEVLPNLMLEIGPQLGTAGYKDWRGRIDAGLKDEPRILPVKNVPPHHAQVFLANEGDIAEIFGDPNEKGNFIIGYTREQDHPVCIDMEKFVQRSSGVFGATGTGKSFLTRLVLAGLMHYNKASVFVLDMHNEYGFDDVASDTKKAVTGLKTKFKSKVRIVGLGGGSTIRGQVPDFNLEISTGDISTSDIETLMRELNLRETTPTTLNALYASFRDEWFARFRDMSRETVIIEDERGKKKEVPAEGSVAAWANENGVNVAAAEALHDKLRRLFGKPYIVEKPAADSVKEIIASLENGQHVILSFGEHESDLDYLLVSNLLTRKIRNAWEHKTNAFRTHGKEEPRQLIIVVEEAHKLLNREMAAQTTFATIARELRKYYVTLLIVDQRPSQIYDEVMSQLGTRISGWLGDEDDIHAVLSGLAGREALRGMLARLQPKEEVLLLGWGVPMPLPVRSRRYDEEFWKELLGGKEKRSKEQSLQDLGF; the protein is encoded by the coding sequence ATGGAACAACGAACAAAAGTTGGATATTTGGTTGGCGGCGGATTAAAAGAAAACTTTCGCGTGAGGCTCACTGTTTCCCCGCAGGAGATTCAGGAGGGAGCGTTTGTGGTCATCCAAAGCGGAGAGTGGAATTATTACGGCATCGTCACGGACATCGTCCTTGGGGCGACGGACCCGCGCTTTGCGGATGAGCAGATGGAGGGACGGTTCCCGTCGCATATTTCGAAGGCGTTGCACGGGCAGACGCTGTACGCGAATCTCGAAGTGTTGCCGAACCTGATGCTGGAGATCGGTCCGCAGTTGGGGACGGCGGGGTATAAAGATTGGCGCGGTCGAATCGACGCGGGACTCAAAGATGAGCCGCGCATATTGCCCGTCAAGAATGTGCCGCCGCATCACGCGCAGGTATTTTTGGCGAACGAAGGCGACATCGCGGAAATTTTCGGTGACCCGAACGAGAAGGGGAACTTCATCATCGGGTACACGCGCGAACAGGATCATCCCGTGTGCATTGACATGGAGAAGTTCGTGCAGAGATCGTCGGGCGTGTTCGGCGCGACTGGCACGGGCAAGTCGTTCCTCACGCGGCTCGTGCTGGCGGGGTTGATGCACTACAACAAAGCCTCGGTGTTCGTGCTGGATATGCACAACGAGTATGGTTTTGACGATGTGGCGTCAGACACGAAAAAAGCCGTGACGGGATTGAAGACCAAGTTCAAGTCGAAGGTTCGAATCGTCGGCTTGGGAGGCGGATCAACCATCCGAGGGCAAGTCCCCGATTTTAATTTGGAGATCTCGACGGGCGATATATCCACAAGTGACATCGAGACGTTGATGCGCGAATTGAATCTGCGCGAGACGACTCCGACGACGTTGAACGCGTTGTACGCGTCGTTTCGAGATGAGTGGTTCGCGCGGTTCCGCGATATGTCGCGTGAGACAGTGATCATCGAAGATGAAAGAGGAAAGAAGAAAGAAGTGCCTGCGGAGGGAAGTGTGGCGGCGTGGGCAAATGAAAATGGAGTCAACGTGGCGGCGGCGGAGGCTCTGCACGACAAACTGCGCAGGCTGTTCGGCAAGCCGTATATCGTGGAGAAGCCCGCGGCGGATTCGGTGAAGGAGATCATCGCCTCGCTGGAGAACGGACAGCATGTGATCCTGTCGTTCGGCGAACACGAAAGCGACCTGGATTATCTGCTCGTATCGAATCTGTTGACGCGCAAGATCCGCAACGCGTGGGAGCATAAGACCAACGCGTTCCGCACGCATGGAAAAGAGGAGCCGCGTCAGTTGATCATCGTCGTTGAAGAGGCGCACAAATTGCTGAACCGCGAGATGGCGGCGCAAACGACCTTTGCGACCATCGCGCGCGAACTCCGCAAATATTATGTGACGCTGTTGATCGTGGACCAGCGCCCGTCGCAAATTTATGACGAGGTCATGTCACAGTTGGGGACGCGCATCTCAGGCTGGCTCGGCGACGAGGACGATATCCACGCTGTTCTTTCGGGTCTCGCGGGACGGGAGGCGTTACGCGGTATGCTGGCGCGACTCCAACCGAAAGAGGAAGTGCTTCTGCTCGGCTGGGGAGTGCCGATGCCTCTGCCTGTGCGCTCGCGCAGGTATGACGAGGAGTTTTGGAAGGAATTGCTCGGAGGCAAGGAAAAACGCAGTAAAGAACAGAGCTTGCAAGACCTAGGATTTTAA